A portion of the Candida dubliniensis CD36 chromosome R, complete sequence genome contains these proteins:
- a CDS encoding U3 small nucleolar ribonucleoprotein, putative (Similar to S. cerevisiae IMP4), with amino-acid sequence MIRKQARERREYLYRKALQLQESSLTEKRQQLKAALASGKPLSKELAEDEKLQRDFIYDESEQIEIDDEYSRLSGISDPKVVITTSRDPSVKLLQFSKEIKLMFPNSLKLNRGNYIISDLVSTCNRVQVSDMIILHEHRGVPSSITVSHFPHGPTAIFTLHNVKLRHDLPNLGNVSESYPHLIFENFQSDLGKRVVKILQHLFPPGVKKDSSRVITFVNNDDYISVRHHVYVKTKDSVELSEIGPRFEMRLYEIRLGLPDNKDADVEWQMRRFIRTANRKNYL; translated from the coding sequence ATGATAAGAAAACAAGCTAGGGAGAGAAGAGAATACCTCTATAGAAAGGCCTTACAGCTTCAGGAATCATCCTTAACAGAAAAGAgacaacaattgaaagcAGCCCTAGCAAGTGGAAAACCACTATCAAAGGAGCTTGCCGAAGATGAAAAGTTACAACGTGATTTCATCTACGATGAAAgtgaacaaattgaaatagATGATGAGTACAGTCGGTTGTCGGGAATATCTGATCCAAAAGTCGTTATTACTACCTCTCGTGATCCATCAGTCAAGTTGCTACAATTCCTGAAAGAAATCAAGTTGATGTTCCCAAATAGCTTGAAGTTGAATCGAGGAAACTATATAATTTCAGATTTGGTGAGTACCTGTAACAGAGTGCAGGTTTCGGATATGATTATATTGCACGAGCATCGTGGTGTCCCATCAAGTATAACTGTGAGCCACTTTCCTCATGGACCAACTGCAATTTTCACTTTACATAATGTCAAACTAAGACATGATTTGCCAAACTTGGGAAACGTTTCCGAATCGTACCCtcatttgatatttgaGAATTTCCAATCTGACTTGGGTAAGCGTGTGGTTAAAATATTGCAACATTTGTTCCCCCCAGGTGTCAAGAAAGATAGCTCCAGAGTTATAACATTTGTGAATAACGATGATTACATATCGGTGAGACATCACGTTTACGTTAAAACTAAGGATTCAGTAGAGTTGAGTGAAATCGGCCCGCGTTTCGAGATGAGATTGTACGAAATCAGACTAGGATTACCTGACAACAAAGATGCTGATGTTGAGTGGCAGATGAGAAGGTTTATAAGAACTGCCAATagaaagaattatttgtAA
- a CDS encoding ATP-dependent helicase, putative (Similar to S. cerevisiae RAD26) has product MSELDELDVKLVNQDELETSITNKANKVLLSKDAELDEKRLSKAIKDLESTQRQIASLSAKLTHPRTKISERKRLKDEIRWFEENELIPRQQDVDDIRSRLRENQTQLKKGAPPPTQSTSRLPDETERDYLIRTGKITAFGNENAFQSEQEQTHEEQSHVFLREPGLDNEINDEDYAYQSDSEVNDNNNDDANENAVEDREETNEEPESLLHNLDDGDESLYQQRLQTWVRKRASLRTQPHPEGIEEWFLPHPKIADAKLNDKFKLPGDIYPSLFDYQKTCVQWLWELYTQKTGGIIGDEMGLGKTIQIISFLAGLHYSGLLDKPVLIVVPATVLNQWVNEFHRWWPPLRCIILHSIGSGMSGAVSESKLEEYLESTDPDSTQSSLHGIKSQINAQEIIDRVMEKGHVLVTTYVGLRIYSKHILPREWGYVVLDEGHKIRNPDSDISLTCKKIKTVNRIILSGTPIQNNLIELWSLFDFVFPGRLGTLPVFQQQFSIPINIGGYANSNNLQVKTAYKCAVVLRDLISPYMLRRLKSDVAQDLPKKNEMVLFVKLTKIQQELYESFLQSEDLESILKGKRNVLMGVDILRKICNHPDLVYRDTLMKKKNYGDPAKSGKMQVLKNLLRLWQHENHKTLLFCQTRQMLDILEKFVANLSLINGGDFKYLRMDGSTPISKRQMLVDAFNQDPDMHVFLLTTKVGGLGVNLTGADRVIIYDPDWNPSTDIQARERAWRLGQKRDITIYRLMTTGSIEEKIYHRQIFKTFLTNKILKDPKQRRFFKANDLHDLFTLGDQDEEGTETAHLFEGGEQSQQKYSGTKPRKSKGLFKKKYKDDDDFSQVANISGVSKLDKFEDGEQNGETRDSTYSANEDNRIMSSIFAQSGVHSTLQHDDIISGSNENESSLVEKEADKLATAAAEALKRSRMQTRKNVIGTPTWTGKFGSAGKFGSKKRKLTNSSSTILQNLRQKNELAGADKPDDIKVEPDRKQIMESLVDYLGDQMDNFSTSNDIIKNVKLSMSTENEMIMIRSMLREIANWDSSRKGWKLKNEFIKQQE; this is encoded by the coding sequence ATGTCTGAATTAGACGAATTAGATGTCAAGTTAGTCAACCAGGATGAATTGGAAACGTCTATAACCAATAAGGCAAACAAAGTTTTGCTACTGAAGGATGCAGAATTAGATGAAAAGAGGTTATCAAAGGCGATAAAAGATTTGGAGTCAACGCAAAGGCAAATTGCAAGTCTATCTGCAAAACTAACACACCCTAGAACCAAAATAAGTGAAAGGAAACGATTAAAAGACGAAATTCGCTGGTTTGAAGAGAATGAATTGATTCCTCGACAACAAGACGTGGACGATATTAGAAGTAGATTGAGAGAGAACCAGactcaattgaaaaagggTGCGCCACCGCCAACCCAATCAACTAGCAGACTACCCGATGAAACAGAACGGGACTATTTGATTCGAACAGGGAAAATCACAGCCTTTGGTAATGAGAATGCATTTCAACTGGAACAGGAACAGACTCATGAAGAACAAAGCCATGTGTTCTTGAGAGAGCCAGGTCTTGACAACGAGATAAACGATGAGGACTACGCGTATCAGTCGGACTCGGAGGTTaatgacaacaacaatgacGACGCCAATGAAAATGCAGTCGAGGATAGAGAGGAAACAAATGAAGAGCCAGAACTGCTCCTCCATAATTTAGATGACGGAGATGAATCATTATACCAGCAAAGATTACAAACGTGGGTACGCAAAAGAGCATCACTCAGAACCCAGCCCCATCCAGAGGGAATTGAAGAATGGTTTCTTCCACATCCAAAGATAGCCGACGCTAAGctaaatgataaattcaAACTACCTGGCGATATCTATCCTTCCTTGTTTGATTATCAGAAAACTTGTGTTCAATGGCTATGGGAATTATACACCCAAAAGACTGGTGGGATAATTGGTGACGAGATGGGGCTTGGGAAAACCATTCAAATTATATCGTTCCTTGCGGGCTTGCATTATTCGGGTTTGCTAGATAAGCCTGTTCTAATTGTTGTTCCAGCGACCGTATTGAACCAATGGGTTAACGAGTTTCATCGATGGTGGCCCCCATTGAGGTGTATTATTTTGCATAGCATTGGGTCAGGAATGAGTGGTGCTGTATCGGAATCAAAATTAGAAGAATACTTGGAGTCGACCGACCCAGATTCAACGCAATCCTCCCTTCACGGGATCAAGAGCCAAATTAATGCCCAAGAGATTATTGATAGAGTTATGGAAAAAGGTCATGTGTTAGTGACTACTTATGTTGGGTTAAGAATATACTCGAAACATATCCTACCACGAGAATGGGGCTATGTGGTATTAGATGAAGGACACAAAATAAGAAACCCGGATCTGGATATTTCCCTTACTTGCAAAAAGATCAAAACTGTCAATAGGATCATATTATCTGGTACCCCTATTCAAAACAACTTGATTGAATTATGGTCactatttgattttgttttcccCGGTAGATTGGGGACTTTGCCTGTGTTTCAACAGCAGTTTTCGATCCCTATAAACATTGGGGGCTATGCCAACTCAAACAACTTGCAAGTGAAAACGGCGTACAAATGTGCTGTGGTGCTACGTGATTTGATATCCCCATATATGCTTCGACGATTGAAAAGCGATGTTGCGCAAGACTTGCccaagaaaaatgaaatggTCTTATTTGTCAAATTAACCAAAATCCAACAGGAATTGTACGAGAGCTTTCTCCAAAGCGAAGATTTAGAATCTATTTTAAAGGGCAAAAGAAACGTTTTAATGGGGGTGGATATACTTCGCAAAATATGCAATCACCCAGACTTGGTATATCGAGATACattaatgaagaagaaaaactaCGGCGACCCCGCGAAATCAGGCAAAATGCAAGTATTGAAGAACTTGTTACGGCTTTGGCAACATGAGAATCATAAAACATTACTTTTCTGTCAAACTCGACAAATGTTGGATATACTAGAAAAGTTTGTTGCCAATTTGTCTTTGATTAATGGTGGTGATTTCAAGTACTTGCGAATGGATGGCAGTACACCGATTTCCAAGCGTCAAATGTTAGTTGATGCATTCAATCAGGATCCAGATATGCATGTGTTTTTGTTGACAACAAAAGTGGGAGGGTTAGGAGTTAATTTGACGGGGGCTGACAGGGTGATTATTTATGATCCCGACTGGAACCCTTCTACCGATATCCAAGCAAGAGAGAGGGCATGGAGATTGGGCCAGAAACGAGACATAACAATTTACAGGTTAATGACTACAGGGTCTATTGAAGAGAAAATTTACCACCGGCAAATATTTAAGACGTTTTTGACCAACAAGATTTTAAAGGATCCTAAACAGCGACGGTTTTTCAAAGCCAATGATTTGCATGATTTGTTTACATTGGGGGACCAGGATGAGGAAGGCACCGAGACAGCACATTTGTTTGAAGGTGGAGAGCAATCACAGCAAAAATATTCTGGGACAAAGCCTCGGAAGTCCAAAGGGTTGtttaagaaaaaatacAAGGACGACGATGATTTTTCACAGGTTGCCAATATATCTGGAGTTTCAAAATTGGACAAGTTTGAAGATGGTGAGCAAAATGGGGAAACCAGAGACAGCACATACCTGGCAAATGAAGATAATCGTATCATGTCGAGTATTTTTGCCCAGAGTGGAGTCCATAGTACATTGCAGCATGACGATATCATCAGTGGATCGAATGAGAATGAATCTAGTcttgttgaaaaagaagCAGATAAACTTGCCACTGCTGCTGCGGAAGCATTAAAGAGATCTCGAATgcaaacaagaaaaaatgtAATAGGTACGCCGACATGGACGGGGAAATTTGGAAGTGCTGGCAAGTTTGGGctgaaaaagagaaagttGACAAACTCGTCAAGTACCATTTTACAAAATTTGAGGCAAAAGAATGAATTAGCAGGAGCCGACAAGCCAGATGATATTAAAGTAGAACCAGATCGAAAACAAATAATGGAAAGTTTAGTGGATTATTTGGGTGACCAAATGGACAACTTCAGTACTTctaatgatattattaagAATGTCAAGTTATCCATGAGTactgaaaatgaaatgattatgattagGTCTATGTTGAGAGAAATTGCGAATTGGGATTCATCAAGAAAGGGctggaaattgaagaatgaGTTTATAAAGCAACAAGAATGA
- the EFG1 gene encoding enhanced filamentous growth protein, putative (conserved bHLH protein that regulates morphogenetic processes in fungi, putative) translates to MSTYSIPYYNQMNGNNYNGMPQQTTAANQQAFSQQQPTATGNTSQQQQQQSAAVAAAAAAQQPYNYMFYQQQGQPGQQTTGQQQYDYSAYNRYSYPAATSQPNYYQQTIPNQLSQPQPQHYNGSNRNYTSAPSGAPIPSNSTSGPSQQPPLPGQQAVPIPPHVSTMQQPTPVQDTLNTSNTSTVGQFQPPGIRPRVTTTMWEDEKTLCYQVDANNVSVVRRADNNMINGTKLLNVAQMTRGRRDGILKSEKVRHVVKIGSMHLKGVWIPFERALVMAQREGIVDMLYPLFVRDIKRVIQTGVTPNAAAAAAAATAAAASTSAPPPPPAGTATAGTPKITGGNRNSISATNGGSSASGASGAGSTTSPVNTKAATTGTPQGNYYQAYNQQQQQYPQQYGQYNAPGKNQNTPGSQQGSATSTNDSYLQQAQAQQQQVYGYQSNFYPNAAPAGGNYYSNYYQQQQPNYASSYPYQQQSSQQKQQPNQQQQSDQQQTVASSTPSGGTGTRSVHQSPQVQGSVHPSPQQHQTNQSALQSTTTHAKEEKQ, encoded by the coding sequence ATGTCAACGTATTCTATACCCTATTACAATCAAATGAACGGAAATAATTACAACGGTATGCCCCAGCAGACAACTGCAGCTAACCAACAAGCTTTTTCTCAGCAACAACCGACAGCAACAGGTAATACTAGccaacagcaacaacaacaatcagCAGCCGTGGCCGCCGCTGCTGCTGCTCAACAACCTTACAACTACATGTTTTATCAGCAACAAGGACAACCGGGTCAACAGACAACAGGACAGCAACAATATGATTATAGTGCATACAATAGATACCTGTACCCTGCCGCAACATCTCAGCCAAATTACTATCAGCAAACAATCCCTAATCAATTGtcacaaccacaaccacagCATTACAATGGATCAAACCGTAATTACACAAGCGCTCCTAGCGGGGCCCCTATACCTTCAAATTCCACCAGCGGGCCTTCACAACAGCCACCACTACCAGGTCAGCAGGCAGTACCCATTCCACCACATGTATCGACAATGCAACAACCAACTCCTGTTCAGGATACATTGAACACCTCGAATACTTCCACTGTGGGGCAATTCCAACCACCGGGAATCAGGCCACGAGTGACAACTACGATGTGGGAAGATGAAAAGACCTTGTGTTATCAAGTCGATGCCAATAATGTGTCAGTTGTCAGAAGAGcagataataatatgatCAATGGGACCAAATTGCTCAATGTGGCCCAAATGACACGTGGTAGAAGAGACGGGATTTTGAAATCGGAAAAAGTAAGACACGTTGTGAAAATTGGATCGATGCATTTGAAAGGAGTCTGGATTCCATTTGAAAGAGCGTTGGTCATGGCTCAACGTGAAGGCATTGTGGATATGTTATATCCTTTGTTTGTCAGAGATATTAAACGAGTCATCCAAACAGGAGTCACTCCTAATGCTGCTGCTGCCGCCGCCGCTGCAACAGCCGCCGCTGCTTCTACCTCGGCTCCTCCCCCACCACCTGCTGGTACTGCTACTGCTGGTACTCCCAAAATCACTGGTGGAAATAGGAACAGTATTTCTGCTACCaatggtggtagtagtgCGTCTGGTGCTTCTGGTGCGGGTTCCACCACTAGTCCTGTAAATACCAAAGCTGCTACTACTGGTACACCTCAAGgtaattattatcaagcTTACAatcagcagcagcagcagtaTCCTCAACAGTATGGTCAATACAATGCTCCTGGTAAGAATCAGAATACACCTGGATCACAACAAGGCTCTGCAACTTCAACCAACGATCTGTACTTACAGCAAGCTCAAGCTCAACAGCAACAAGTATACGGCTATCAACTGAATTTTTATCCGAATGCTGCCCCTGCTGGCGGTAATTACTATTCGAATTATTACCAACAGCAGCAACCAAACTATGCATCATCATATCcatatcaacaacagctgctgcaacaaaaacaacagcctaatcaacaacaacaatcagaTCAACAGCAAACAGTTGCATCTTCTACACCCAGTGGTGGTACAGGAACTAGATCGGTCCATCAATCACCTCAAGTTCAAGGGTCGGTTCACCCCTCACCCCAACAACACCAAACTAATCAATCTGCTCTACAATCTACTACCACTCACGCTAAGGAAGAAAAGCAGTAA
- a CDS encoding phenol hydroxylase, putative yields the protein MAIKESHTDVLIIGAGPSGLMCATWLARCGIPFRIIDKRSNEVFTGQADGLQSRSLEIFKSFSEPAFDFATLDQSWKMANHVIDMCFWSPDETGKLIRNSRVADTIPGISRYTESVIHQGNVERWFENSINYFSDGKVKVERPLLPLSLKIDATKTNDPQSHAVEVLVTKLNSEAARPEQYGKVANGLFRAFDGDQEKFYKNIDETNEHNYEIIHAKYVVGSDGAHSWVRKQLDIDMEGEQTDFVWGVLDMVPITTFPDIRNRCAIHSKDSGSVMVIPRENDLVRFYIQLKEVERDPATKTDNKQFNGNVDDTKAKTKGRIDRSKITPELILKQAQKIFEPYTLEMTDLSWYTGYQIGQRVSPRFSKQNRVFISGDACHTHSPKAGQGMNVSMQDTYNLGFKLALVCKGLARSEILSTYESERMKVARDLIAFDHKLSRLFSGKPMIPNSDILDGVDMDEFHQVYLEGNKFASGTIVDYEDSLLVSKKEALPVDINDCTMDQKAAKVPIGRRLYSSNIISQANGQPIHIADRLASDGRFRVLIFPGDVVEYPENMKILHKFQDSLDSKHFFAKKFTPINAFANSVIDIITVHGSSRHKVETFDFPEFTHPLDFKRRCDYWRLYSGVGDTYHEGSVDIYDRYAISKSKGVILTIRPDSHVAQVSQYSLDGLKEVDSYFNKFMIPQTNNILPTKSSDIDDSKRFIQPRLAV from the coding sequence ATGGCTATCAAAGAATCTCACACTGACGTATTAATCATTGGTGCTGGTCCTTCAGGACTCATGTGTGCAACCTGGTTAGCAAGATGCGGAATTCCTTTTCGAATTATTGACAAAAGGTCCAACGAAGTGTTTACTGGCCAGGCTGATGGTTTACAGAGTCGCTCCTTGGAAATTTTCAAGTCCTTTTCCGAACCAGCATTTGATTTTGCAACATTAGATCAAAGTTGGAAAATGGCTAACCATGTCATTGACATGTGTTTCTGGTCGCCTGATGAAACTGGTAAATTGATTAGAAACTCCAGAGTTGCTGACACCATTCCAGGCATATCCAGGTATACTGAATCGGTGATTCACCAAGGCAACGTTGAAAGGTGGTTTGAAAACTCAATTAACTATTTTTCTGATGGGAAAGTCAAAGTCGAAAGACCATTGTTGCCACTTTCTCTCAAGATTGATGCTACTAAAACCAATGACCCACAATCTCATGCTGTTGAAGTGTTGGTTACAAAGTTGAATTCTGAGGCTGCCAGACCAGAACAATATGGTAAGGTTGCCAATGGTCTTTTCCGTGCCTTTGACGGCGACCAAGAAAAGTTTTATAAAAACATAGATGAAACTAACGAGCACAACTACGAAATAATTCATGCAAAATATGTTGTTGGTTCTGACGGTGCCCACAGTTGGGTAAGAAAACAATTAGACATTGATATGGAAGGTGAACAGACTGATTTTGTTTGGGGGGTTTTAGATATGGTCCCCATTACTACTTTCCCCGATATTAGAAACCGTTGTGCCATTCATCTGAAAGATTCTGGTTCTGTTATGGTTATCCCCCgtgaaaatgatttagtCCGGTtctatattcaattgaaagaagTAGAAAGAGACCCAGCTACTAAAACCGACAATAAGCAATTCAATGGTAATGTTGATGACACAAAAGCTAAAACTAAAGGTAGAATTGATCGTTCGAAAATCACTCCAGAATTAATTCTTAAACAAGCTCAAAAAATTTTCGAACCTTATACTCTTGAAATGACTGACTTGAGTTGGTACACTGGTTATCAAATCGGACAAAGAGTTAGTCCTCGATTTTCTAAACAGAACCGCGTTTTCATTTCCGGCGATGCATGTCATACCCATTCCCCTAAAGCAGGTCAAGGAATGAACGTTTCCATGCAAGATACTTATAATCTTGGATTCAAATTAGCTTTGGTATGCAAAGGGTTGGCTAGATCAGAGATATTGTCCACTTATGAACTGGAAAGAATGAAAGTTGCTCGTGATTTGATTGCCTTTGATCATAAGTTATCTCGATTGTTTAGTGGTAAACCAATGATCCCCAATTCGGATATATTAGATGGTGTTGATATGGATGAGTTCCATCAGGTGTATCTTGAAGGGAATAAGTTTGCATCTGGTACTATTGTTGACTATGAAGATTCGTTGTTGGTATCCAAAAAGGAAGCATTGCCAGTCGACATCAATGATTGCACAATGGACCAAAAAGCTGCCAAAGTTCCTATTGGAAGAAGGTTGTATAGCAGCAATATTATTTCCCAAGCAAATGGTCAACCAATTCACATTGCAGATCGTCTTGCTTCTGATGGTAGATTCAGAGTATTAATTTTTCCCGGCGACGTGGTAGAATACCCTGAAAACATGAAAATATTGCACAAGTTTCAGGATTCCTTGGACTCAAAGCATTTTTTCGCCAAAAAATTTACCCCCATCAATGCGTTTGCCAATTCGGTGATTGACATTATTACGGTCCATGGGTCCAGCAGACACAAAGTTGAAACGTTTGATTTTCCGGAATTTACTCATCCACTCGATTTTAAGCGTCGTTGTGATTATTGGAGATTGTATTCAGGGGTAGGAGACACGTATCACGAAGGCAGTGTTGACATTTATGACCGCTATGCTATTAGTAAGAGCAAAGGTGTTATTTTGACCATAAGACCAGATTCTCATGTTGCTCAAGTTTCTCAATATTCACTTGATGGATTAAAAGAAGTTGACAGCTATTTCAATAAGTTTATGATTCCTCAAACCAATAACATTTTACCAACCAAATCTTCTGACATCGATGATTCAAAAAGATTCATACAACCCCGGTTAGCTGTTTGA